In Candidatus Aegiribacteria sp., the following are encoded in one genomic region:
- a CDS encoding DUF3887 domain-containing protein: protein MASPNSALIRGISFLLLVSLSGFLAGCGSTEEESRSEELTALATKLVESTVAGDFSTAVEDFDSDMKDVFPSEMLRDTWNSLISQVGVFQKQTGTHMEETDSWVIIFVTCEFEYAMIDIKVVFSAENQVAGLFFVPSTSSTE from the coding sequence TTTAATCAGGGGAATATCCTTCTTGTTACTGGTCTCTCTGTCGGGTTTCCTGGCCGGGTGCGGGAGCACTGAAGAGGAATCGAGATCAGAAGAGCTTACCGCATTAGCAACGAAACTCGTGGAATCGACAGTGGCGGGGGATTTCTCAACGGCGGTGGAAGACTTCGACAGCGATATGAAGGACGTGTTCCCTTCGGAAATGCTTAGAGATACCTGGAACTCTCTAATTTCACAGGTTGGCGTTTTCCAGAAACAGACAGGGACACATATGGAGGAGACCGATAGTTGGGTGATCATTTTCGTTACCTGCGAATTCGAGTATGCAATGATAGACATCAAGGTGGTATTCAGCGCCGAGAATCAAGTAGCTGGCCTGTTCTTTGTCCCTTCCACGAGTTCCACCGAGTAA